In Corynebacterium occultum, a single genomic region encodes these proteins:
- a CDS encoding flavodoxin domain-containing protein, with product MKVLIAYSSWHGSTAEIAQRLAAVVTRDGITVDVTSIREAPDPAGYDAVVVGSAVHNQAWSAEAAQFVHHHAFALSQRPVWLFSVGMSDGLPRLLRRAARAGQDRRITDALPSAIQPREHRVFSGVCRPEHLPRWSGIVFRMVGGHFGDYRDWPAIEDWARHITRQLSAPQTTEAE from the coding sequence ATGAAGGTTCTCATCGCTTATTCCAGCTGGCATGGATCCACCGCCGAGATAGCCCAACGCCTTGCCGCGGTGGTAACCCGCGACGGCATCACCGTAGATGTCACCTCGATCCGGGAAGCACCCGACCCGGCAGGCTACGACGCTGTGGTGGTGGGCAGCGCAGTCCACAATCAGGCCTGGTCTGCGGAGGCCGCACAGTTTGTCCACCACCATGCCTTCGCCCTGTCGCAGCGACCGGTGTGGCTGTTTAGTGTGGGCATGTCCGATGGCCTGCCTCGTCTCCTGCGCCGAGCAGCGCGTGCGGGACAGGACCGACGCATTACGGACGCTTTGCCCTCTGCCATCCAGCCTCGGGAACACCGGGTCTTCTCAGGGGTATGCCGGCCCGAGCATTTGCCCCGTTGGTCTGGAATCGTGTTCCGCATGGTGGGCGGTCATTTCGGTGACTACCGCGACTGGCCAGCGATCGAGGACTGGGCCCGGCACATCACCCGACAGCTCAGCGCCCCGCAGACCACCGAAGCCGAGTGA
- a CDS encoding CPBP family intramembrane glutamic endopeptidase has translation MKRLYEKNQVRHFLVWLALYLMATIVAVNLGVNVGISAHAAAVIPLGVLTVIMLAYLLRSGIGLQIGLGVSPAVPAARMWFYLPLLILIGLPLLRGVRDDLTILIGVTIIAHFVFVGFLEEVLFRGLLLHALLRKGRPVWAVIVTSLTFGLGHSASLFIGQGGTDTALQIINATLVGLLFTLVVIATGSLQAVIVAHILYNIIAEFSTIGEGTSLIIPAIAVLIIYGSWLLYGAGALSRLKEIAATQRPPDSAQQASRPLHPRSSTLSQRSDVADVPERFLPGHPGPAEPLTRPREEKQ, from the coding sequence ATGAAACGCTTATACGAGAAAAATCAGGTCCGACATTTCCTGGTGTGGCTGGCCCTCTACCTGATGGCCACCATTGTGGCCGTCAATCTCGGCGTCAACGTCGGGATATCCGCTCACGCCGCTGCGGTCATCCCGCTGGGCGTGCTGACAGTGATCATGCTCGCCTATCTTCTCCGTTCGGGCATCGGCCTGCAGATCGGACTAGGTGTATCCCCCGCGGTCCCCGCGGCCCGCATGTGGTTCTATCTGCCCCTGCTGATCCTCATCGGCCTCCCGTTACTCCGCGGGGTACGCGATGACCTGACGATTCTCATCGGGGTCACGATCATCGCTCACTTTGTCTTCGTCGGTTTTCTGGAAGAAGTACTCTTCCGCGGCCTGCTGCTCCATGCCCTCCTACGGAAGGGACGACCAGTGTGGGCAGTGATCGTGACCTCCCTGACCTTTGGCCTCGGCCACTCGGCCAGCCTGTTCATTGGGCAGGGCGGCACCGACACCGCCCTGCAGATCATCAACGCCACCCTCGTTGGCCTGCTCTTTACGCTGGTGGTCATCGCGACCGGCAGTCTGCAGGCGGTCATTGTCGCCCATATCCTCTACAACATCATCGCCGAGTTCAGCACAATCGGGGAAGGCACCAGCCTCATCATCCCCGCCATCGCGGTCCTCATCATCTATGGTTCCTGGCTGCTCTATGGCGCCGGAGCGCTGTCCCGACTCAAGGAGATCGCCGCGACACAGCGTCCACCTGACTCGGCACAACAGGCATCCCGGCCCCTCCACCCCAGGTCGTCCACACTAAGCCAACGATCCGACGTGGCGGATGTTCCGGAACGATTCCTCCCCGGGCACCCGGGGCCGGCAGAACCATTGACGCGCCCCCGCGAGGAAAAGCAATGA
- a CDS encoding magnesium and cobalt transport protein CorA, which yields MTIVDNAVYVNGHRTDTPAGLAATFEATRKREGLAWIDLYRPDPVEIQSIADEFNLHEIAVEEALYGHQRAKLERYGNTLFTVLRPARYLDDVEKVEFGELHVFAGPDFVVTVRHAEAVNLARVRHRLEAAPELLALGSHAVLYAILDKVVDAYEPVVVGLENDIDEIEDELFDAHPDVARRIYELSREVIAFQRATHPLGGMLEALQHSSETESGIELQARLRGVHGHVIRVVERVDAFRVLLHHALSVHATLVGQRQNEEMRRLSELSLAQSEEVKKISSWAAILFAPTLVGTVYGMNFKVMPELGWQLGYLFALGLMVALSLGLYVWFKRRGWL from the coding sequence ATGACCATCGTGGATAACGCGGTGTATGTGAACGGGCACCGGACCGATACCCCGGCAGGTCTGGCCGCGACCTTTGAGGCGACGCGTAAGCGCGAAGGCCTGGCGTGGATCGATCTCTACCGCCCGGATCCAGTCGAGATCCAGTCCATCGCGGACGAGTTCAACCTGCACGAGATCGCGGTGGAGGAGGCACTTTACGGCCATCAGCGTGCCAAGCTCGAACGTTACGGGAACACCCTGTTTACCGTGCTGCGCCCGGCCCGGTATCTCGACGATGTCGAAAAAGTCGAGTTCGGCGAATTACACGTGTTCGCGGGACCGGATTTCGTGGTCACGGTCCGGCATGCCGAAGCCGTCAACCTGGCTCGGGTCCGGCACAGGCTGGAGGCCGCTCCGGAGCTGCTGGCCCTGGGGTCACACGCGGTGCTGTACGCGATCCTGGACAAAGTCGTCGACGCGTACGAACCGGTGGTCGTCGGCCTAGAGAATGACATCGACGAGATCGAGGATGAGCTGTTCGACGCCCACCCGGACGTCGCCCGGCGGATTTATGAACTCTCCCGTGAGGTCATCGCGTTCCAGCGGGCCACCCATCCACTCGGGGGCATGCTGGAGGCTCTCCAGCACAGCTCCGAGACAGAATCGGGTATCGAACTGCAGGCCAGGCTGCGCGGCGTCCACGGCCACGTCATCCGGGTGGTGGAACGGGTGGACGCGTTTCGGGTGCTGCTCCACCACGCCCTGAGCGTGCATGCCACCCTCGTGGGCCAACGGCAGAACGAGGAGATGCGGCGACTATCCGAATTAAGCTTGGCGCAGAGCGAGGAGGTCAAGAAGATCTCGTCCTGGGCGGCTATCCTGTTTGCCCCGACCCTAGTGGGCACGGTGTACGGGATGAACTTTAAGGTCATGCCCGAACTCGGCTGGCAGCTGGGTTACCTGTTCGCCCTGGGCCTGATGGTGGCTTTGAGCCTTGGCCTGTACGTGTGGTTCAAGCGCCGCGGATGGTTGTGA